A single genomic interval of Candidatus Bathyanammoxibius amoris harbors:
- the pheT gene encoding phenylalanine--tRNA ligase subunit beta → MKISYNWLKEYCNFDLSPQALADALTEAGLVVEELKPLEDDHCLDVEVTSNRPDCLGFLGIAREVAAITRGKLKPPEADYTAEKLPVDFKVRVEDSESCPHYTARIICGVKVGPSPPWLQRHLEAVGLRPVNNVVDVTNYVLLESSQPLHAFDMDKLLDKRLVIRRAASGEALKTIDGTRHDLTPETLVIADGQRPVAIAGVMGGIDTEVGDSTTNVLLESARFKPSTVRRAAKRFVMSTDSSYRFERGVDPEGVDWASRRAARLIQELAGGKVCRDVIDIGSRKFKKPVVSVRMRRLNGLLGTEIKPATAGDILSRLGFEVKVRKERLDVTVPSFRGDITREVDLIEEVARIYGYNNIPTDTRLSIQVKPQNRYGQVEEMARELLTGWGLTEVITYSIVDKTQYRRPGTSSKNAPALTLRNPIRKGEDRLRQTLMGNLLGVKRHNQDRGVPHIKIFEISRVYFPTESARKLPDEKTCLCVLWEEEGVAPEEAFYVLKGVLEGMFATLGLRGVLTWQGHPGGPFDEKRSCRVEYEGKELGVFGEIKKKVVEEYDLNFSPVMAELDFDAIVERADLSTVFKKLPLYPSAVRDMAVVVDEQVSWADIRRCIEESGLEYLESIEFFDLYHGRQVPPGKKSLAFKLCYRANDRTLRGEEVGEMQKLVEERLTRELGAALR, encoded by the coding sequence ATGAAGATAAGCTATAACTGGCTGAAGGAATACTGCAATTTTGACCTCTCGCCGCAGGCGCTTGCCGACGCCCTTACGGAGGCCGGCCTGGTGGTGGAGGAACTAAAGCCCCTGGAAGACGACCACTGTCTGGACGTAGAGGTCACCTCGAACAGGCCGGATTGTCTGGGTTTTTTGGGGATTGCCCGGGAGGTTGCCGCCATAACCCGCGGCAAGCTGAAACCTCCGGAGGCGGACTATACGGCGGAAAAATTGCCGGTGGACTTCAAGGTCCGCGTGGAAGACTCTGAATCATGCCCACATTACACGGCGCGCATAATCTGCGGCGTGAAGGTGGGCCCCTCACCTCCGTGGCTCCAGAGGCACCTTGAGGCGGTGGGACTCAGGCCGGTAAACAACGTGGTGGACGTCACCAACTACGTGTTGCTTGAATCGAGCCAGCCGCTTCACGCCTTCGACATGGATAAACTGCTGGATAAACGGCTTGTAATCAGACGTGCCGCCAGTGGGGAGGCGTTAAAGACCATTGACGGCACGAGACACGACCTGACGCCGGAGACCCTGGTTATCGCCGACGGGCAGAGGCCCGTTGCCATCGCCGGGGTAATGGGCGGTATAGATACGGAGGTCGGGGACTCGACTACGAACGTCCTGCTGGAATCGGCACGGTTCAAACCCTCGACTGTAAGGCGGGCGGCGAAGCGGTTTGTTATGTCAACGGACTCTTCCTACCGCTTCGAGAGGGGTGTCGACCCGGAGGGTGTGGACTGGGCGTCGAGAAGGGCCGCACGGTTGATACAGGAACTGGCGGGCGGAAAGGTATGCAGGGACGTAATCGATATCGGTTCCAGAAAGTTCAAGAAGCCGGTCGTTTCCGTGAGGATGCGGCGGCTTAACGGCCTTCTGGGGACAGAGATAAAACCGGCTACGGCCGGTGACATCCTGTCGCGGCTGGGGTTCGAGGTCAAGGTCCGCAAAGAGAGACTCGACGTGACCGTGCCCAGCTTTCGCGGCGACATTACCCGGGAGGTGGACCTCATAGAAGAGGTGGCCCGCATTTACGGCTACAACAACATCCCCACCGATACGCGCCTGAGTATCCAGGTAAAACCACAGAACAGATATGGACAGGTGGAAGAGATGGCCCGTGAACTACTTACTGGCTGGGGTCTTACGGAGGTTATAACCTACAGCATTGTCGATAAAACACAGTACCGGCGGCCCGGCACGTCTTCAAAAAACGCCCCGGCACTCACCTTGCGGAATCCCATCCGGAAGGGGGAGGACCGGTTGAGGCAGACGCTTATGGGCAACCTCCTCGGCGTAAAGAGGCATAACCAGGACCGTGGCGTTCCGCATATAAAGATATTCGAGATCTCCCGCGTCTATTTCCCAACAGAGAGCGCGAGAAAACTGCCTGATGAGAAGACCTGTCTCTGTGTGCTCTGGGAGGAAGAGGGTGTCGCGCCGGAAGAGGCGTTTTACGTCCTTAAGGGTGTACTGGAGGGCATGTTCGCCACCCTCGGACTCAGGGGCGTTCTAACGTGGCAGGGGCATCCGGGCGGGCCGTTTGACGAGAAGAGGTCCTGCCGGGTCGAGTACGAAGGCAAGGAGCTTGGGGTATTTGGGGAGATAAAGAAAAAGGTCGTGGAGGAGTACGACCTTAACTTTTCGCCTGTTATGGCCGAGCTGGATTTTGACGCTATTGTGGAGAGGGCCGACCTCTCAACGGTATTCAAGAAGCTGCCCCTGTATCCTTCCGCGGTAAGGGACATGGCCGTGGTGGTGGATGAACAGGTGAGTTGGGCCGACATTAGACGGTGCATAGAGGAATCGGGACTTGAATATCTGGAATCGATAGAGTTTTTTGACCTCTATCATGGCAGGCAGGTCCCGCCGGGCAAGAAGAGCCTGGCCTTCAAGCTCTGTTACCGCGCCAATGACAGGACGCTGAGGGGCGAGGAGGTTGGCGAGATGCAGAAGCTTGTGGAAGAAAGACTTACGAGGGAACTGGGCGCGGCGTTGAGGTAG
- a CDS encoding clostripain-related cysteine peptidase — protein sequence MRLHRLIPIIVFVTLFTFQTEGLCDEGRKPLAKWTCILYLAGDNFLDWFTVQSLEEMRAVGSSYDVRVVVLLDRTDRRGHLYEVRKNYLVSLPLEAVSPGWKGDRELNTGDPETLSTFASWAVENLPAENYFISLGGYGEGWRGLLHDMNNGSDKVDILGIDEMEEALTRITKSIKKTNGKDFIDILGLDACYMGMAEVLYQVGDTARYVIVSENEEALGGWPYDKVLEAFIRGPDRPARELASSVVDAYVNQVRNEKAVKKDNMRTASLIDMKGFKKLVPGLEALALELSGMLPREIRKMIVADRLTCTFNVSAHIAGRYVPYSVHYDLGEFLKALMFTFSDGDPALCAKAENAMKALSGAVIKERHQEVAGRRLTLSGLTIYSMGAEVEDYAKLPFPRDTGWGRFVQAKLKPLEKAIGKKEKKKKEKKKGRGKNKKSR from the coding sequence ATGCGACTTCACAGGCTGATACCCATTATCGTCTTTGTCACTTTATTCACCTTCCAAACGGAGGGGCTTTGCGACGAGGGCCGCAAACCCCTTGCAAAATGGACCTGCATCCTTTACCTGGCCGGAGACAACTTCCTCGACTGGTTTACCGTACAGAGCCTTGAAGAGATGAGGGCGGTAGGTTCAAGCTACGACGTCCGGGTGGTTGTGCTGTTGGACAGGACGGACAGGCGCGGCCACCTCTACGAGGTGCGAAAGAACTATCTGGTCAGCCTGCCGCTTGAGGCGGTCAGTCCCGGCTGGAAGGGAGACAGGGAGTTAAACACCGGAGACCCCGAAACACTCTCTACGTTCGCCTCATGGGCCGTGGAGAACCTGCCGGCGGAGAATTACTTTATCAGCCTGGGAGGCTACGGCGAGGGCTGGAGGGGCCTGCTGCACGACATGAATAACGGCAGCGATAAGGTTGACATACTCGGCATAGACGAGATGGAAGAGGCCCTGACCAGGATTACAAAAAGTATAAAGAAGACCAACGGCAAGGATTTTATAGACATACTGGGGCTGGACGCGTGCTACATGGGTATGGCCGAGGTACTGTACCAGGTGGGCGACACCGCAAGGTACGTAATCGTCTCCGAGAACGAAGAGGCGCTCGGCGGCTGGCCCTACGACAAGGTCCTTGAGGCCTTTATACGGGGTCCGGACCGCCCGGCCCGGGAACTCGCATCGTCTGTCGTAGACGCATACGTAAATCAGGTCCGGAACGAGAAAGCCGTTAAAAAGGATAACATGCGGACCGCTTCGCTTATTGACATGAAGGGCTTCAAGAAACTGGTGCCCGGGCTGGAGGCATTGGCGCTTGAACTCAGCGGCATGTTACCGCGTGAGATAAGAAAGATGATTGTGGCAGACCGTCTTACCTGCACGTTCAACGTCAGCGCCCACATAGCCGGCCGTTACGTGCCGTACAGCGTGCACTACGACCTGGGAGAATTTCTGAAGGCACTGATGTTCACCTTTAGCGACGGAGACCCCGCCCTGTGCGCAAAGGCCGAAAACGCCATGAAGGCCCTCTCCGGGGCGGTTATAAAGGAAAGACACCAGGAGGTGGCCGGCCGCAGACTTACCCTGAGCGGCCTGACTATTTATTCAATGGGCGCGGAAGTGGAGGATTACGCCAAACTGCCGTTCCCCCGTGATACCGGATGGGGCAGGTTTGTACAGGCCAAACTAAAACCCCTCGAAAAGGCCATAGGGAAGAAAGAAAAAAAGAAAAAAGAAAAGAAAAAAGGAAGGGGAAAAAACAAGAAGAGCAGGTAG
- a CDS encoding cyclic nucleotide-binding domain-containing protein: MTFADISFEGAKVKILQPKEILFKEGSIASEMFYIESGTLDIFKEVDGERVKLGKVSDGEFLGERAILGEGLPRTATAEARTECEVVIIDKEHCKKYYDELPPFLQKVMASMAIRLQKTNEMV, encoded by the coding sequence ATGACGTTTGCTGATATCAGTTTCGAGGGCGCCAAAGTAAAGATTCTCCAGCCGAAAGAGATCCTCTTTAAGGAGGGTAGCATTGCCAGCGAGATGTTCTACATAGAGAGCGGCACGCTTGACATATTCAAGGAGGTTGACGGAGAGCGTGTAAAGCTGGGCAAGGTAAGTGACGGAGAATTCCTCGGCGAACGCGCCATACTCGGCGAGGGTCTCCCGCGCACCGCGACGGCCGAAGCACGCACGGAGTGCGAGGTGGTAATAATAGACAAGGAACACTGCAAGAAGTACTACGACGAACTTCCCCCCTTCCTCCAGAAGGTGATGGCAAGCATGGCTATCAGACTGCAAAAGACAAACGAGATGGTCTGA
- a CDS encoding Crp/Fnr family transcriptional regulator: protein MAIVPDFRFEGAKSRTLKQGEILFYEGSPADEMYFVESGTIVITKRVLNNSVKLGEVGAGEFISERALLGEELPRSATAEAFTNCELVVIDKKLCKKYYEQLPPFIQKMLERMATRLQQTNDIVVKMARTQGMIKDLVMRMQLLESSMMQSIEHHGTV from the coding sequence ATGGCAATTGTTCCTGATTTTAGATTCGAGGGTGCTAAGTCAAGGACCCTCAAGCAGGGAGAGATCCTTTTTTATGAGGGGAGCCCTGCCGACGAGATGTATTTTGTTGAGAGTGGCACCATCGTGATAACCAAGCGGGTGCTCAACAATAGTGTGAAACTGGGAGAGGTTGGTGCCGGGGAGTTTATTAGTGAACGCGCCCTGCTCGGCGAGGAACTCCCGCGCTCTGCAACGGCCGAGGCATTTACAAATTGTGAATTAGTGGTAATAGACAAGAAGCTCTGCAAAAAGTACTACGAACAACTGCCGCCTTTCATCCAGAAGATGCTTGAGAGAATGGCCACCAGGCTTCAACAGACGAACGACATTGTTGTGAAAATGGCCCGTACGCAGGGGATGATAAAGGATCTGGTCATGCGGATGCAGCTGCTTGAAAGTTCCATGATGCAGAGTATAGAACACCATGGAACGGTTTAA
- a CDS encoding transporter substrate-binding domain-containing protein: MNKLNYLLIILLTTYLMSTTGCKQESPSGNSSRSAGGTLQKIYNEGVLKVGYVVYPPTIIKDPETGELSGYFVDAVRFIAEVSEVRVEFVETTWATFMSGLQSGQFELSIGATYRTIPRAMEVAFTKPIIYIGNGAIIRNGNGRFTTIEDFNKEGIKIAVAQGETSHEYARTYLGKAELIVVSTADLSEPLTEVIAGRADVGLADSWTTFQFAREYPEVVTDLFADRPYNIMPVGWAVKQNDQEFLNFLNTSIDYLISTGQMREWEKKYNARRLRPKILWEAGE, translated from the coding sequence GTGAATAAACTAAACTACTTGTTAATCATCCTGCTTACAACATATTTGATGTCTACAACAGGGTGCAAACAGGAATCTCCGAGCGGCAACTCCTCAAGGTCGGCGGGAGGAACCCTGCAGAAGATTTATAATGAAGGCGTTCTAAAGGTAGGCTACGTGGTGTATCCTCCTACAATTATAAAAGACCCAGAAACAGGAGAACTTTCCGGGTACTTTGTTGACGCCGTCAGATTTATAGCAGAGGTATCGGAGGTAAGAGTAGAATTTGTAGAAACTACATGGGCCACATTCATGAGTGGATTGCAGTCGGGCCAATTTGAGCTATCTATTGGAGCAACATATAGAACTATACCTCGTGCTATGGAGGTTGCTTTCACAAAGCCAATTATTTATATCGGAAATGGTGCTATTATAAGAAATGGCAATGGTCGTTTTACTACTATCGAAGATTTCAATAAGGAGGGAATTAAAATTGCAGTAGCACAAGGAGAAACAAGCCATGAATATGCAAGAACATACCTTGGAAAAGCCGAACTGATAGTGGTATCTACTGCAGACTTATCTGAACCTCTGACAGAAGTTATCGCTGGTCGAGCAGATGTTGGTCTTGCAGATTCATGGACAACCTTTCAGTTTGCTAGAGAATATCCTGAAGTAGTGACCGATTTGTTCGCAGACCGTCCCTACAACATAATGCCGGTTGGGTGGGCAGTTAAGCAGAATGACCAAGAGTTCTTAAATTTCTTAAACACCTCTATTGATTATCTTATAAGTACTGGTCAAATGAGAGAATGGGAGAAGAAATACAATGCTCGCCGGCTTCGTCCAAAAATCTTGTGGGAAGCGGGTGAATAA
- a CDS encoding tetratricopeptide repeat protein encodes MSSTSPKNLLSTFHTVLFYVLFTNLVSYQFLPSVSQAGWLSSEKSPEEIAKEYGDTVVLIAAFDKNGKLSTADSETPESLSSAEEHYVLGNSYYNEKKYDLAIKEYEEAIRIKPDYAGAHYNLGLVYTQKGLYDLTIRQFKEVIRLEPDLAGAHFTLGFAYGRKGLYDLAIRQYKEAIRTKPDYAEAYYSLGMVYGKKGLYDLAIRQYKEFILLKPDYADAHYYLGVMYSLKGQNGLAIRHTEQALLLDPNNKPASELLDVLYRRKRGY; translated from the coding sequence ATGAGCAGTACAAGCCCAAAAAATCTCCTGTCAACTTTCCACACGGTTCTATTCTATGTTCTCTTCACTAATCTTGTATCCTACCAATTTCTGCCGTCTGTTAGCCAAGCTGGCTGGCTTAGCAGTGAGAAATCCCCAGAAGAGATAGCAAAGGAGTACGGAGATACAGTGGTGTTAATAGCGGCCTTCGATAAAAACGGTAAGTTATCTACAGCAGATTCAGAAACGCCAGAATCATTGAGTAGCGCTGAAGAGCATTATGTGCTGGGTAACTCGTATTATAACGAGAAGAAGTACGACTTAGCAATAAAAGAGTACGAGGAGGCAATACGCATAAAGCCAGATTATGCAGGGGCACACTATAACCTGGGCTTGGTGTACACCCAGAAGGGCCTGTACGACCTGACTATAAGGCAGTTCAAGGAGGTAATACGCCTAGAGCCAGATTTAGCAGGGGCACACTTTACCCTGGGTTTCGCGTACGGCCGGAAGGGCCTGTACGACCTGGCAATAAGGCAGTACAAGGAGGCCATACGCACAAAGCCGGATTATGCAGAGGCATACTATAGCCTGGGCATGGTCTACGGCAAGAAGGGCCTGTATGACCTGGCAATAAGGCAGTACAAGGAGTTCATACTCCTCAAGCCCGATTATGCGGATGCACACTATTACCTGGGCGTGATGTACAGTCTGAAGGGCCAGAATGGCCTTGCGATAAGGCATACCGAGCAAGCTCTGTTGCTAGACCCAAACAACAAACCGGCAAGTGAACTTCTGGATGTGCTCTATCGGAGGAAGCGTGGATATTGA